In Brienomyrus brachyistius isolate T26 chromosome 14, BBRACH_0.4, whole genome shotgun sequence, the following proteins share a genomic window:
- the LOC125707961 gene encoding phospholipase A and acyltransferase 1-like, protein MGLVNAHPQLYPGDIIEFPRNKYFSHFGVYYGERDGVPYVAHLTSRDSDSKLLLFGRALKSTVKLDPVNVVGKKYKVRNYLDEKHPPRDFYLLVKPEIDEAIGKLVTYDILFHNSEHQATMFRYGVKKSEQIEKVYAKIVPTWKSLFEKKKM, encoded by the exons ATGGGTCTG gTCAATGCACATCCTCAGCTATATCCAGGAGACATCATTGAGTTTCCAAGGAACAAGTACTTTTCTCACTTCGGGGTGTATTacggagagagagatggagttcCTTATGTCGCTCATCTAACATCGCGGG ATTCGGACTCCAAGCTCCTCCTCTTTGGAAGAGCCTTGAAGTCTACAGTGAAGTTAGACCCTGTTAAcgttgtggggaaaaaatacaaaGTGAGGAACTACCTGGACGAAAAGCACCCACCGCGGGACTTTTACTTACTTGTCAAACCCGAGATCGACGAGGCAATTGGGAAACTGGTCACCTACGACATCCTGTTCCACAACTCTGAGCACCAGGCCACCATGTTTCGATATGGAGTCAAGAAGTCAGAGCAG aTTGAAAAGGTCTATGCAAAAATTGTCCCAACCTGGAAATCACTCTTCGAGAAGAAAAAAATGTGA